A single window of Liolophura sinensis isolate JHLJ2023 chromosome 6, CUHK_Ljap_v2, whole genome shotgun sequence DNA harbors:
- the LOC135468452 gene encoding putative aminopeptidase W07G4.4, with amino-acid sequence MARVTPLVPNLDVQDDQFDGVIVVTDTVDKLTGNLQCLQRPLKEYGEVDSAFNREVVIVKTDAVPSKRLIYAPTGPLNRDFDDVRRFGDAAQKGIKRALQAGCKKPLLVRPIDESFQFAGSVATLGALHALYVPIEIRDDLPEKASKAEKLGIWCNDEARVKNGIAVATALEAGRVAARDIGGSDPEKMAAPNVAAYIQNIFKDTAVKVEVISDLATIEKEFPVLAAVNRAASVVERHRARVIFLEYEGEGPIDTTLFFVGKGITYDTGGLDIKAGGIMAGMHRDKCGAAAVAGFFKMLSLAKPKGLKVVGGLAMVRNSVGPEGYVSDEIITSRAGVRIRVGNTDAEGRMVMTDVLCRMKERALEAVNPQLFTIATLTGHAIKSMGPNYSIIMDNGPARKLNTAQKVQAAGDIMGDPFEISTIRRDDYDFHRGKSEYEDLLSSNNEPSSRTNRGHQSPSAFMIMASGLDKHGIDSEKPLPYSHMDIAGSSGPFPGIPTGAPIVALATHFVLNRLQQK; translated from the exons ATGGCCAG agttactccccttgttCCAAACCTTGACGTGCAGGATGATCAGTTTGACGGGGTTATCGTGGTGACAGATACTGTGGACAAACTAACTGGTAACTTACAATGTCTACAACGGCCCCTGAAGGAATACGGAGAG gTGGATAGTGCTTTCAACAGGGAAGTGGTTATTGTGAAGACTGATGCTGTACCCTCAAAGCGATTG ATATATGCACCCACTGGACCCCTGAACAGAGATTTTGATGATGTAAGGCGTTTTGGAGATGCAGCTCAGAAAGGAATTAAGAg GGCCCTGCAGGCCGGATGTAAGAAGCCCCTGTTGGTTCGTCCTATTGATGAGAGTTTCCAGTTCGCAGGAAGTGTGGCAACTCTGGGAGCTTTGCATGCTCTCTATGTG CCAATAGAAATCCGTGATGATCTTCCTGAGAAAGCATCAAAAGCTGAGAAACTCGGTATTTGGTGTAATGATGAGGCTCGTGTAAAAAATGGAATTGCCGTGGCAACAGCACTGGAAGCAGGAAG GGTTGCTGCCAGAGACATCGGAGGATCTGATCCCGAAAAAATGGCCGCACCCAATGTTGCAGCGTATATCCAGAATATCTTCAAGGATACTGCAGTAAAG gtaGAGGTAATTTCAGACCTGGcaacaatagaaaaggagtttCCTGTTTTGGCCGCTGTGAACAGGGCAGCCAGTG ttgtGGAGCGTCATCGAGCTAGGGTCATCTTCCTGGAATATGAAGGAGAAGGTCCGATAGACACCACTCTCTTCTTCGTGGGCAAA GGGATCACCTATGATACAGGGGGTCTGGATATCAAGGCAGGGGGGATCATGGCTGGCATGCACAGGGACAAGTGTGGGGCAGCTGCTGTGGCTGGCTTCTTCAAG ATGCTGTCCTTGGCTAAACCTAAAGGCCTGAAGGTCGTAGGAGGATTAGCCATGGTGAGGAACAGTGTAGGGCCAG AGGGTTATGTGTCTGATGAGATCATCACCTCACGGGCTGGGGTCAGGATCCGCGTGGGTAATACTGACGCTGAGGGCCGAATGGTCATGACAGATGTTCTTTGCAGGATGAAAGAGAGG GCTCTTGAGGCAGTCAACCCACAGTTATTCACCATAGCAACACTGACTGGGCACGCCATTAAGAGTATGGGACCAAACTATTCC ATCATTATGGATAATGGCCCAGCAAGGAAGTTGAACACTGCACAGAAAGTGCAGGCTGCTGGTGACATAATGGGTGACCCATTTGAGATCTCCACCATCAGGAGAGAC GATTATGATTTCCATCGTGGGAAGTCAGAGTATGAAGACTTACTGTCATCTAACAATGAACCATCTTCAAGGACAAATAGAGGTCATCAGTCACCATCAGCTTTCATGATTATGGCCTCTGGGTTGGACAAG CACGGGATAGACTCTGAGAAACCTCTGCCATATTCTCACATGGACATAGCTGGATCCTCAGGACCCTTCCCAGGAATCCCCACAGGAGCCCCTATTGTTGCCTTAgcaacacattttgttttgaacCGTCTGCAACAAAAATAA